From the genome of Branchiostoma floridae strain S238N-H82 chromosome 8, Bfl_VNyyK, whole genome shotgun sequence:
AGGAATATGTAAACCTTTGATGTAAGATGTTTGAATGGTTCCCATCACAGTGCGGGTATTCGTAGAAATTGGTTTTCCCTGTTGTATTGCAAGGTCGAATCAAATAGCCAGCTAGCGTTTTTAGCTTCAATACGCTCTGGGAGTCCGGGAAGGAAAGTGGTAAAAAAAGCCGGCTTGCAGGATAGCATCAAAAGCACGGCTGCAGACGCGACAGGGATCGGGAACATCGTCCTGCAGTACTATAATTGTGCTGTGGGCTACCGGCCAGGTGGCCGTGCGCCAGTCAGGTTCGAGGCGGGCCATTTGGGACTAATTTCCGAAGTGGGGAGTTTGCAAGCAAAGTTAAGGCGCGTGTTGGGTATTCCTGTCACATTTTATATACGAGGGAAATTTGTGGGGTATTGTAGTTTTGGATTCGCAAAGCATAGAATCGTTTATTCCTTAAGATAGATCTTCCAAATTGATTAATGGTCTATGGTTTTTGTCCAACTTGATGATTTTGACGTACAACTACATACGAGGATTTCAATGGAAAATACCGAGCGTAACCCTGTTCGGCCGTCTGATTTTGTACAAGAAAAAGTGTAGAAGCTTTTCTTTAATATACCAATCATCTAAAGCATTTATTGGATTCTGACACTTCATCTTGATAGTTTAGATGTACAGCTACAGGTGCTTTTCTGGAGGAAAACACCGCGCTGAAATGAAGCTTGGAGCATCGCGCGTTAAATCACTTGTCAGGACCCATATTGAGATCGCTGATGGCAAGCGAAGGGCGGCCTAGAATTTAACTAGATTCTATAAATAGCGATTTTTTCtactttaaaaacaaacaagacacaAGCACCGTTCATCACTCCTTGACAAGATTTGGGACTCGAGAAAGCGCAGAATCGTTAGTCATAGAAATATCAGGGGTGTTTCTTTTAATTCATTCCCAAATCGATTAAAGATACATAACTTTTTGTCTGATGTCCAACTACAAGGGTTGTACGTAAAGCTACCACTCGGAAATGTTTTAGGGTCTTCTGATTTTGTACATGATAAGTTGAAAAATCGCTCCTTAATTTTCATTCGATAATACCTAATTATCAAGTAATTTATGGATTATGACAATCTAACTTGAAGTGCTAATAATATAATGTACATATAGCCACAAAGATTTTAATGAAAAGCTACTGCCGGGGCACCGCGCGTTAAATCACTATAGCCTGGACACATAATGAGATCACCGGTGACAAGAGGAGGACGTTGGCCTAGATTTTACCTAGATTCTATAAATAGTGACTCCTTCtactttaaaaacaaacaagatacgGCTGATACAAACGTCATTCATCACTCCTTGACAAGATTTGAGACCCCAGATCGCGCAGAATCGTTTAGTCATTAAGAAGATCTAAGAAATATCCCCAATCATAACTTCATAGCGTGATGTCCAACAACAAGGGTTGTATGCTCTCACTCAATGTTTTAGGGTCCTCTgattttgtacataaaaattcgctcatttctttttattaaatGATACCCTAATAGCAAAGTGATTTATGTTGAGATCACCGGTGACAAGCGAAGAACAACCTAGATTTTACCTAGATTCTATAAATAGCGATTCCTTCtactttaaaaacaaacaagacacaAGTATCGTCCGTCATTCCTTGACAAGATTATTTATTCAACAGTTCTGTCCTGATGATCAATTTGATTTGACTGCTGAACCGGCAGATTCCGTGCTGACCAGCAGAAGTACTGACAAGCCTCCTTCTTCGTTATCTTCCGTTAGTGACCACGATCATCAcgttgatcattatggcacgTGCACAAGGTGCCCCAAGTATGATCCACTcgcaccgggaaggacccctactcttttcgataagtgcggtggtttctttaacgtgcttgtggtgtggctctccccggAGACGGGACCTCAatcgtcctatccaagggacggatttggctagggctgtccctcggatGATGAATTGCCATAATCAGATCTTGAAgagcactttacacgactttcgtctcttcactcaagtgaaaaattagtattttatgtACTGGGGTCTTACTGAAAAACTACCACGCGGAAACGTATCTTGATACTTAAAGGTACAGCTTCAAAGGCCTTACTGTGAAACCACTGAACATGTAGCCAGGAGTCCAGAACCCATATAGAGATCACCGTTGACAAGTGAAGGGCGCTCGACCTAGATTTTACCTAGATTCTATAAATAGTGATTCTTTCTATTTTAGAACTAGACAAAAACACAGGTGTCCCCTTTTAGAGCATCACAGCTGCACattccacacaaaaaaactcCTGAGAATCGAAGCTATTCCTACATGCTTTCCTCTGATTCAAACTAACGAAAAATCGTAGTACTCTAAATTTCTGAGCTACTTTAGTTTTGATCTTTGGCGGGCAAGGAGTTGTCCCGCTCATTCTTGAGAAACAGAGGCAAATCCATAACGGAGACTCTTTCTGACGAGATTTTCTTCTGCCCAGTTGTTACATTGACCAGTTCCTCAGCTCTCTCTCTCCACATCATCCAGAAACCGAGACCTCAGGCAAAATCACATCACAAAGTTACAGTCTGCCTCTACATCTGATGCCAAAAAGGTCCCCAGGTCTGTCTAACCTTTTCCAGGAAAAACTGGAATTTTACAGGAAAATAACGAGGGGCTATGATCTCATTACCATCAATCTGACTTTGATGCGTGGGTAGAGGCACGACTTTCGGCCGGTTTCTattcctgaaaaaaagaaagaacgcCCACTATTTTTTTTCGTCGTGACTGCTTATATCTGCAATGTCAACTTGATGACGCAGTTTCTTTTGATTCCCTTTTCAAACGAGACACGACTTTCAATCGTTTGCTATTTCAGTACAGTACTGGCAATTGCCGCTGAAAATGTAATGTTAGAAGACCCGCATGTTTTGCTCGTGCGTTGTTCCATACGCAGTTTGATGACGCAAGGATCAACGCCGATCTTGCCTCTATGAACTAAGGCCATTAGGGactgattgtatggatgacatcctctgagcaCCCAGAACTGATTCGAGCTTGGGAAGACGGAAATTGAGCCAAACTGTTGCATCCATTATGGAATCtaggtggtcaggaaggttgctCAAATGACTGAACATGTGACAGAACGAACGTGTTATATACCGAACAAAATGGAAGGTTGCGCAAATGACTTAACTCACAGAACATGTTAAACCGAACAAAATCTCTTAACtttcttctttcacatcttcttctttgacgttGGAATTGACTTGTGCATTTTATGACTTTAGTATCTGTGTATAGTTGTTGTAATCTAcgacatatatttgctcattttgcagcttccttgtacattttttgttgtatCGTGGCAAACTTCCTAAAAAAAGGATGAAAATCGCTGCGCGCACTGATGACATCAATACAATCAAGTCAGCGCTGCGTTGCGTGGGTTAACTGTTGCTTTAATGACTTTATTGTTGCCGCAAGCTATAAAGACATGCGTCATGACGCACAGTTGCTTCTGAAGGTATCTCCATACAATAGTGTCCCAGAATCACGTCTGGTATCCAGGTTACTGTTACCTAAGGGACCGGCTTCAAGTCATGTACCATTCTTTCCTCTAAAGGAAATGTTCCGACGGGCTTCCCCGTCTGAATGACGTTCATTAATTTCTGACGTCAGAAGCAGTGAAATGGGTACAGGAAAAATCGCCTGACTCATGTCctcttacatgtacttcctgtTTTTTATGCCATATATGAATACAAGAAATCAGCTTAAAACTGCGAACCCATCGAGGAAGGATCAGTAGATCGTTAGGTTTAACGGTTAACCTGCCGTCTGTGACCGCTTGTCAGGAGGAAGCTTTACAGCCCTGGTAAGCGCCGTCAATCTTCTTGCATGTGGGGTTAATGTCCGATAGTTCGTATGTCAAAGTCGCTCCCTGTCTCAGTACCTGTCGTCACTTGGATACAGCTGTGTCCATGTCCGTGCCAGCAAACACTCTATCTCCAGACGTCCTTCCACGGGAATTCCCTCCTGATATCCATGCCGTACGGTTACCCCGCGTACGGAACGGACAGGGCAGAAGATATTGGACTGGAGCTACGCTATACACGTGCCACCTACGCCTTATTAGAGAAATTTGAACAGCAAAGCTAATTTTCTTGTTGCGTGGGACGTGTTACCGCCTCTAACGTGTTGCTTTTGTTACAGCGAGTTCGTTAAAGCCCCGTGCCTCGGCAGAAGACCAACCAAAGCAACCGTTTCAAGCTGAAACCGGTCAGACCGAACTTCTCCCTGAGTGACGCCGTGCAACGCGTGCAGACTTAGCTCTGAGTAACCCTTATTGTTGGAGGCTATCAGCGGGTGAGTAACACAGAAGTAGTGACGTCAAGATACGATATCTCATATAAAAGCGACTCTATCTTGAATTAAGTCACTTGCTTACCGGTTGTTAAAGTGTTTgcctttttcatttatttgtcacCCTTTGGGTACTCTGTACATCAACCAGGACCCGCGGTAAGGTTTTCTGCGCTTCAGCTCAGGTGGATTTGAGCGAGCGGCATGTGGTATCCTTGTTATTCATTTGACATGTGAACTTCACCAGAAAAGTATGCTGCATGCCTATTATTCATgcttttgcaattttcaatgCCGAGACCGTTGCCAATTGGGGTATGTTTTCTCACGTCCAAGTCTATAGTGCACAATCTGACCGTACTCCAACGATATATCGCATGATTCCGGGCTCCGCCCAGTACAAATCAGTGTACTTCATCCCCTTTCTTGCCACACAGTTACAGATTCCAGCCAGCCCAACCTGACTTAGGAGAACAAAAGATGGCGTGCGAGAGTTTGCCGATGTCTGTGAGCTGGGGCCTGCTGGCAGCATTCATCTGCCTGGTGTTACTGTGAGTACGTTATTGTAAGGGAATAGTCCATGATCATGCTACACGCCAGGGTACAAGTGCAGTGAAACAGATTCTTTTTCTTCATGAAATGGTTGCTTTGCATGGCATGTTGgtcttttttaaagaaaatctgATATTTGACGCGCTTTGTACTAACACCGTTCACTTCGGAGAATGCGACCGGAAGGTCTGATGACAGATTGGTAAAAACTACAAATGTAGCGAGCAAGGACTTTAATTCTTTGCCATTAAGATAGCAGCAGTGATCAATTTGCTACAGGATCCAGTTTTCAACTTCTTTTCTGGACTTTGATCATGACAGAGGTCAATAGAAGTCCACGGCAGGAAGCCTTGAATACCAGATACTTGGTTACtgtcttttaaaaaaatgccacCGCAGATAGTCATCGCCCCAAATGCTGAACAGGCAACAGTGTAGGCGACGGACGGCAAGGTTTTACAATAGAACCTCTCAGACTTTAGTAGGGGCTGTCGTCTTCGAGATATGCCAGCTGATAATCCTTGGCTTTCAAACGTCTTGCCTGTGCCGGTGTACTTCGTGTCAATGCCCTGTAAACTGATCTCTCTCCCCCTGCTTTCCACGAACGTCCGTGCCTCGCACGCTAAGTAATGTTTCGAATTCTCGCTACCTTGCGAACGTTAAATAACagataataagtttattgcaaaggGCTAATtgtaagtgacaaaaaatgacatgcaggcaaacaatggtaaacagtatagtaagtgactactctagtctaaagtcTAACTCTgaaatgtaacttattgggtttgactacTTTTTctgatcccaccttttctgtaGTATAACAATTCGACGTTATACAGATGATGATACAGTGGTATGTAGATCGGTAtgataagcaaaaaaaaatgtgtctagCTTTTAGTGTAAAGAGAGGACTTGTACTTTTACAAGAGGAcggatattttgattttccacTAAAATGTATAGATGTGCTGTAAGAAAATAGGCAAgttcagaaaaggccagcaatatTAGTGTGACCGAGAGTATCTTTGTCTTACTTTTCACAGGACGGAAGAATCGCTTTAGCCCCCCTTTCCACCAGCCTGTGATGGCTGATATGAGCGACcgtatattttgtatttgtgtgacTATTAATGTcgttgattgattggttgaatatgatgaaaaatgtaaaaGCATTATTTAAGACCAAAAAGTCacgtaatttttttaaaagtctttattTTTTATGGTAATTCCTTGAGAGATCTGTTAAATCTTTCGTTGAGCAATTTGTTAAATCTTCGGCAGCTCACCGGTCCTAGCACGGTCGGGCGTGCTGCTTTGAAAAGCCCCTCACATTGTCTCTCTGTAGCCTCTCTCTCTCCGACTCTTTAACCCAGTGTGGTTGGTGTATGGGCTTGAAAGCCTTGGAATACGTCGATTTACCGAAAAAATTAAAGGCCCAGCAGTTACCTGTACAGCTCTTACAGGTCGTTGACTCTTTTCTGCCTATGGATGATCCCCTGTACAGGGCCCCAAGTGCATTGCCTCCCGCCAAGGTTCGTTGACTACCGCAGGTGATAGTAGTTTTGGAAGGTAAGAACATACATGTGCTTCGGATGAGAGGTCATCACACGACTCGGGATGGCTCCAATTTTCCGGTCAGAAACCTTGAACTACGCAGCTCGTGTTTTCTGAGAAACGCATCGCGTGAAAGTGCAGTAGATGAAAACTTAACCATCAGCTCATGTTTGTCGGCTTGCTCGGTCATTCACCTTGCACCTCACCTTTATTGTTTTCAGATAAACTCATCACGTAAAATACTGCTTGCAGTGCAGTAGAGATAACAGAtacttttaaccctattcagaccgggttgattatttgctgaaaaaatgtatttttgaaaatccaaGGTGGTGAATATAAGATGGCgcagcccaactggtatcttagacatgcatgacgtcattttatgacgtaatgtttgatgttgctattggcaacacaagttgtaacaaacattatcattctgatATCTGcatttgctgttacatttttgtagcataccttgaagttttctgagaatactcTTTTCCTTGGTTCCAGCCaaattatacagtcaaactttttacgtcataaatacgtcatattacgtcataatatcATCAAATTTCTCGAACTCGTCCTATATACATAAGTATATCATTCCCTAAAACCATGGTGGTCATATAATAAGTCGTTAAAGAGTTACAGGACTTAGAAGAGGTGGGCCTCAGAAGCCCCTTCCCGATCCCAGATTGCCCCCAAAACGGTCTGAAAAGGGTTAGTCAAAGCACCATAGGCTCACGTTTGTCGGCTTGTCCGGTCATTCAACTTGCACCTCACCTTTATTGTTTTGATCAGATAAACGCATCACGTGAACCACTGCTTGCAGTGCATTAGAGATAACAGATACTTTTAATCAAAGGTTAAGCGTTTTCTCAGGCTCGTCGGTCATTCTCCTTGCCTCTCACttttaacgttatgttttcAGATGGATACATCACGTAAAATactgtttacagtacagtagagataACAGATACTTTTAATCAAAAGTTAATCATCGGCTCACGTTTGTCGGTCATTCACCTTGCACCCCACCTTCCTTGCTTTCAGACGAACGCGTCGCGTTAAATACTGTTTACAGTCGTGTCCAGGGGGTGACAACAGATTCTTTCAATCAACAACAGATCAAGATAACCCGGCCGTAGACCTGGTTCAGATAAACACACCCTACAAGATGATGGCCAATAGTTCTTTTCTGATGTACGGTCTTGTGGAAGTTTGTTCGATCGTCCGGGCATAGACAATGAGTCGTGCCATTTTTTACGAATAAAGGCTGgtcattatacccctgtcacattatccacgatcttcgggcgtatcgatggaaggtcggtcatatttaagatcgacagagggttgtgcgCATTTTTCTCCTGGAAACTTTgccgcccctgtcacatataagccgtactttgtaccttgtacagttgttgtgcaattaagttatgaTTATAAGCGAGGATCGGGCGATTGTCGTACACTCGTCGTCAGATCCATTTTCgcgaaatgtgacaggggtattacaaaACCAACACGGGAAGAATTGGGGTAGTTTCTAAATTCCTAGTTCTTCCAACTGTTGgttttgtaaattttagtcTTTATCTAATTTGATCAATAAACTCATTTATTATCACAGATGAACAACTTTCATGTTTAGACGAGAATCGTACAGTCTAAGATGGTGCCCTAAAGGCTAAACTACAAACTTTCATACGAATCAAGAAGCTAACTTTGCGTAGGCATCAGTGTGGTATAGAATACCACACATCGTGACTTTGATTACGGCAATCGTGGTATTTGTATAGGGCATCTTACAGATTTTCAAAGTGAGCAAGACTGAAAGAAATTTAAGAGTTCACTCTCGATACAACTTCGTCCATTTTCAACTGGAAACATCCGTGGCAAAGAAAGGAAGGCGTGCCACGAGACACGTACACCAGCTATCTGAATATTTATTTGTACCACAGATTTTGTGCTGTCAGAAGTGTGACGTTACACAGCTTGCCATCATGACTAGCTCCTTGTGTTACCAAATACTTAGCTGAGACCGCATGCATGCGCATGCCCACAGGTTCTGTGCTTGGCGACTAAAGTTTTcggtaaaaaagaaaacaaacaagaaaactgaCAGAGCGTAAGCAAACGGATTGACGACAAAAATACGCCCGAACTAAATAAACGTAGCATGCAAATTATAGCGGATTCCTTTGAGTATATGAAACTTCAAACCTGCTGATGTTAAGTTTAGTAACTGACAGCCTTTCTATTCAATTATCTGCATACTAGCAAAGAAGGCGACATGTTTGAAATCCTTTTACTTAATGAACACAGTAAATCGCTAACATAGATATCTACTTCACAGCTATGGATACCGCACCATGTCCGTGCTGCAGAAGCTGGGTGTACGCGGACCCACCCCGCTGCCGTTCGTCGGGAACCTGCTGACCTACAGGAAGGTACGTCATAGGCCCGGGAACTCATGAACTCTTGCTCTAAAGAGGAAGATTTGGAAGTTTGTTTGTTCCTTCGAGCCTTTGTTTACTattgagaagctcaaatcggcctgcaggtcatGAGGGAGGAGGTATGCCTATGTCAGACAATACATAACACAACGATAAAGTGGTATCcatacacataacgttacttgGTAAAAGCATTTCATGTTGAAAACACAATTGAATAGGAGAGGACATTGTTGTGATTAAAGCACCGGTAAGGCTATAGACATCGCTAGAAGTGCACTTTCAATCTTAcaggtttatcatttttattttttcctcaGGGACAGAATGTCGCCTTCAGGGAATGGCGTCAAAACTATGGCAGGGTTTACGGGTAAGAATGACTCGATAACTTGATGTTCCACAACTTTTTGCTCAAACATCAAAATTATTTTGCCAGTCTTCATCTTACTTAATCATAAGTCTATTGGAATTCATCCTTCTAACTTTGACATTTTCCGCAGGATGTATGAGGGTCTGGCCCCCAAACTGGTCATCACGGATCCTGAGATAGTCAAACAGGTGTTCGTGAAGGACTTCAGCAACTTTCCAATGAGAATGGTAAGTTTTACCGTCTTTTTCAAAGGTATTAATATATTTTTATCATAAATACAAGGTATCAAAATACTTAAATCATTTCATTTAGAATGCACTTAAAGGTACCTTGTAAATGGCAATAATAAAACTCTTGACTCTCTATAGATGAATGTGAGGTAAAGTTATAAAGATTGACTTTTGAAATAAAGATTTTTCCAAACTTATTTTCCAGCCCCTCTGCATACCGATCGGGCTGCCCGAGGAAACGCTGATATTTGCCGACTTCTCGCACCACAAGCGCAGGCGGGGCATCCTGTCTCCTGCCTTCACCGCCGGAAAAGTCAAACTGGTAAGTTCTCGTCAAAAAGTTATTGTGATCGTCTCCGTTTCTGTatccttgggccacacaacgctgGAGGGGTACGGTAGGGGTACGCATGTAGCCCAACGGTAagggtgtgtgtgttcaacaaccatactctttcccaaatgctgagtgccaagcagagaaagcaatatgcaccatttttaaagtcattgGTATGAGTCGGCCGGGGTCGAACGCACGACCTACCGACTGCGAGGCAAACACGCTACTCATTTGGCTATTAACATCATCAACAGTAACATCTCGTATTGGCAATGGACAAATATAGAGAtgtacacataacgttacatatctaccttttctttcttcatctAGATGGTTCCACTGGTAAACAGATGTGCGGACTTCCTCATGGAGAACCTGGATAAGCTGTTTGTAGAGGAGACCACGTTTGATGCTAAACAGTACGTCATTATCGTCCTCTATCAAttactttaaaaaatcaatCTAAAGAGGTTgtagaaaacatacaaaatgtactacctACTACCTAGAATTTGCAATCCAACCCTACGCTGTACAAATTTTGCTTTCATGCACAAGAAAGAATATATTGATGGTATCATTGAAGTTGTTACACGAACTCTTATGAATCTGAAGGCAAGTACGTTAAAGCTAGCATTGTCATCAACAACAAAGTCTAACTACAGTGTGAAACTCCACGTACCTCTATTTGTGATTAACAAAACAGTGGAtctgataacgttacatatacagAATCGCAAAGGAATGCGTAAGCTGACGCATTCCCTTGCGACTCGCCTCCTGGCGTCCGGGAATGACATACAGTAGTCAGGCTTTTGTTACATTCGGACGTTTCGTCTACAAAcaagttttggaaaaaaaactatcGTATATTGGCCATGAgatactgtgtgtgtttttttagacTTTTAAGTGGATCATTGTTTTAAAAtgtgtatattgtacatgtgtatttgtgtatggGCCATGGTGCCAGAAATCAACAATAAACGTATATCGGTTTGTATGGTTTTTCAGGGTGTTCAGTTACCTGACCCTAGACGTGATGGCCAGCACGGCCTTCGGTGTGGAGGTAAACTCCCAGAAGGACCCGCAGCACGCTTTTGTCGTGAACGCCAGGAAGGTGGACCTGTCTGTAGTAGGGGGGATGAAACCCAGTCTCATCATAGCAGGTAGCTTCCAACTACCGACGTTAGAAACCATATTCATTCCTTAAGATCATTTGTACAAGTTGTTGCATGCTATTTTAAAAAGGCATTGATATGGAATGTCTAAGGATGAATCAAGAACTAGCGGCGATATATGAGGGGATTACAAATTGTAATTGAAAACTGTCTTaggaagcgagaagaagttgaacctgttcACATAATATGCTCCTTATAATATGTTCCttactagaactagaactaaaATGTCTAATCATtttagttctagttctagtaaGGATACCGCATTCTTATGTCACCAATTGTATTTAGAACATCTTTATCATTTTGGTCTGTAATGTACATAGCTTGTAAGAgcataaaggtcttcattcactaATGTGGTTTGGACATTGGTCACAGCTGTCCCTTCGGGTCCTTTCTGATATTCATAAGAGTACTATACAATTTCAAATCTCGTTAGATGATTGATTAGATAGATTTACTGATTGATCTACTAATCGacttgttgattgattgattgatatattgactgattgatatattgattcattgattgatttattgattgattggctCCGTGTTTTATTTCAGCCGTCCTGTCTATGGTTGTCCCCATGGATGTTCTGGAGAAGTGGGGGCTGACAGTTGTCCCTGCTGACGCGGTCTCCTTCTTCCACAGCATCCTGGAGACCATCCTCACCATGAGGATCAAACAGCAGCCTAATGAGGTACTAAATTACTAAAGATCAAACCTCACCAAAATAAATCACCGAACCTCTTTTCTGTAAACTGTGTTGGACAGAAGGGAATAGACTTTGAGAAATAGTTTTATTCTTCCAGCGGCACAGCTAAGGCTTTGGTCACATCTGAAAACCCGTGCACGGCCGGGCTGCTTTCGGGAAcggaaaaatatgatataaaaggcaataaTGCACACAAAATAGGAAATTAGCCATCAGTATTTTTTGTGTATACTCCTTGATAAACACATTCACTTTTCGTTTTCGTAAACATCCCGAccgagccccggtttggaaatatgaccgtaGCATAATAGGACCCCTACAAGTTGACGCACAATGTGATAAATCTAAACATTGCTGTGCTATTAT
Proteins encoded in this window:
- the LOC118421782 gene encoding cytochrome P450 3A8-like, whose product is MACESLPMSVSWGLLAAFICLVLLYGYRTMSVLQKLGVRGPTPLPFVGNLLTYRKGQNVAFREWRQNYGRVYGMYEGLAPKLVITDPEIVKQVFVKDFSNFPMRMPLCIPIGLPEETLIFADFSHHKRRRGILSPAFTAGKVKLMVPLVNRCADFLMENLDKLFVEETTFDAKQVFSYLTLDVMASTAFGVEVNSQKDPQHAFVVNARKVDLSVVGGMKPSLIIAAVLSMVVPMDVLEKWGLTVVPADAVSFFHSILETILTMRIKQQPNERRMDLLELMRAAREEHCLDLPEEFEKSLSADEVTTDAISFFLAGYDTIAGLLGTTAVNLARYSDMQDKLLQEVATVTEEQGYVQNEDIQKMEYLDMFLMETLRMDSGARFPRLCTQDTEISPGLTVPAGVEVIIDSDSLHIDPEYWPEPETFIPERFTKEESNKREPFTFIPFGQGPRTCIGMHLALMATKITLVRILQKYRFVAFNVTVEVNELNKAADLRLTDHGLGFFVRNQWVKLERLDY